The nucleotide sequence CGTCGGTGCAGATCGAGTGCAAAAGGCACGTCTTCAAACgctcaaaacagagtttgagatgtTAAAGATGAAGGAGGAAGACACTATCGATTCGTTCACTGCAAGACTAAATAGCATTGTCACGAGGGCAAGTGGTCTTGGATCAACTTTTGATCAACCAACTTTAGTACGGAAACTTCTGAATTCTGTACCAAAAAGGTTCGTTCAAATTGTTGCAACCATTGAACAATTCGCTGATTTGGAAACAACGACGCTAGACGAGACAATTGGAAGATTGAAAGCCTATGAAGAAAGGACCGGTTTGGTGGATGAAAACCCGGTATATAATCAAGAGAAACTTATGTATACGCGACGCGACAAGAACTATGGTTGTGGAAGGCGTTTTGGGAAGAATGGACAAGGAAGGTTCAACTCATCGCAAGACAAATGGCGTGATGGAAAGTTcaaacaagaagatgatgatgaagattcatCACATGATGCTTACAAGAGTAGAAGCAACCAAAGGAAGTTCAGGAAGGATTTAAGCAAGATTAAATGCTACAATTGCCAAAAGTTTGGTCATTATGCCTCAGATTGTCCTGAATCAAACCAAAGAGAAGCAGAACCAAATCTCATGCAAGAAGACGAGGAACCAACTCTCCTAATGGCAATCAAAGAAGACTGCAATGATCTACTTCAACAAGCACATAATGGCAAGCAAGACATGGAGAAGGATCAAGGTGCAACTTAAGGATGTTCAAGATTAGGGGGGTGAATGAAATCATAATCTCTTCACATCCTATAAGTATTAGGGTTCATTATGTAATTAGTTAATAGTTagttttattagaattagattagTGATAGAAGTGCGGGGACTAGATGCGACAAAAAGAAAGTTAGTAACCTACATGTTTGGAACGACACATCCAAAGGGACGTACCCCTTCAAGTTTGGCGGCAACAGGAAACAAGAAACACAGGACGTGACTTTTCAAGAAGACACAACTCTTCATCTTCGATTGAGAGCCACAAGATCAAAAGACGCAACTGTTCGTGAAGAGACACGTCTATTGGATTCGCACCTCTTCGATAAGTATAAATAGGGTTAGATTTTCTATTGTAAAAACATTCTCTCATTCAATTCACTTGTACATACATATTCACGGTTCGTATTCTTTCAACCAAGGTTAGTTTGTGTTTATTTCGTTCATTGTGTTTTTCATTATTCGTTATCAAGATTCTGGGCAACATTCTCTTACAATTTCATTAACGAAACACTACCTGCTTCAGGAATTTCAGGGTTTCAAGAGCTTAAGGTCCTGGGACTCTGTGGTTGCAGGTTGTTTGGTCAAATTCCAATTTGGCTGATGTCACTAACGAACCTTGAGCATATCAGCCTCGATGGAAATAACATCAATGGCAAAATTCCTGGATGGTTACAATATCTTCCAAATCTATTTTATCTTGATTTATCTAACAATTTACTCTCAGGAGGTTTGCCTGTAGAGCTTACTAGACTTCCAGCACTTGCAACACATCAAGTTCTGGATCAagtaaaaaatgataaatttgaaTTACCTATGTTTAATGTAAATGGGTCCAATTGGCAGTATAATTGTCTAGCCTCCTTCCGCCCTATGCTGGACCTTTCTCACAATAACCTGAGTGGAGACATACCAATTGAGATTGGCAATATGAAGTCTATTCAAAAACTTGATCTGAGTAATAACTATTTCTCTGGCACCATTCCGAGTTCAATTTCAAACCTCACAAATCTGGAAAGACTAGAGCTCTCTCACAATCTTTTATCTGGTGAGATCCCAACGTCCCTTACAAGCTTGAACTTTTTGTCTTCTTTCAATGTTGCATACAACAATCTGCAAGGTTCAGTACCAACCGGGCGCCAATTTGACACCTTTTCAAACGAAAGTTACCAAGGCAATCCACGATTATGTGGTCCCCCCATGCTAAAGTCTTGTAGCAAGCGATCAGATCCTCCTTCTCCTCTTTAGGACATAAGAAAGGCCTTGACACGGAAATGATCGTTGGACCACTCCTCGGGTTTTGTTTTGGATTTGGGATCATTCTCTCATGTCAATTACACTGCATGCTGTCAGAAAGAACGATTCTCCCTAGACGGATCCATAGGTACTTCATATGGGCATGATGTCCTTTACTTCCACAGCAACAGTAGATGTCGCCAAGGATGCAGGTGGAGTCGTATTGTTCCTTATTAGACTAAGTGTTATAGTATACGGACTAATGTGTAATATGGTTTTCTATATAAGCACCTCTTATGTAACCCTGATGGCATCATCACAATCTAATACAATTACCAAGTTTATGGTTCCAAAATAATGCAAAAGACCAAAAGCATCTCACTATAACTGATGTCTTGAAAACACCAGGGTTTTTCAGTCAAGCAAACATCATTGGTTGCACATAATCTCACATAGTTTTTCTTCTTGGTAATTTtgctttttttttatttgtgGAAAGGAATGATTAGTTGATGATTGTGTATTAATGTATAAAGAGATACATCTCAACTATAACAATTTGAAAGGAAAATGGAAATCTATTTATTTTAACATGGAATAAGACTGGGCCTGCAGGGTTGCTAATGTCATCTGGGTGATATTATTTAAGGTCACATGATTCTTCCATAAAAAAAATGATGCCAGGCCTGCTCCTGATTATGAGCAAGAAAAGCAAGACGCAACAGTCGTCTGTGTGGTTAAAGCTTCACATTGGTATGGAAAAAATTGTATGCGTCACTTCATTCTGCTGGTACTTCACTACAAGAATGGCCCACATTTAGCGGCGACACCTTTAGCAGCGACAGGCCagctgtcgccgctattggtcgatccgCGTCAAACCCATTCCCCAGCCGTTGATCAGTATTCTGATCTAATGGTTGGGGATTCAAGAAGCAATACCGGCGACAGGAAACAATTAATAGCGGCGACACGGTGTCTCCGCTAAAGGTTTGTGTCAGACTTTAATCCCTAGCCACAGAAATCTTATCCTCTTTAACCCTAGTTAGCACAGTAGCGGCGACACATAAGTCAATAGCGGCGACAGGTTGTCGCCGGTATTGATCTTTCCGTAAAAGCACATACAGCGCCATTTTCTTCCCTTCTCCTTCATTTTCCCCCCAAAACTCAGCGAACCACCGCCGTAGAACCGCGTTTTTTGCCCAAATCGGAGAgtttaactttgtttttcttaAATCTCTTCTCTATTTTGTTATTTACATGTTATAGGCTTTAATCTTTGCTCGTTTTTGTGTATATTTGTGTTTATGGAAGAATATTCGGATCACCACCATCTCTTCTCCGGTCACCACCGAAACTTCTCCGGCACCACCTCGTCTCAGCGGTCTTAGTCTACTTGAAACCTGAAAaaaacggttagttttatatgtattttttttaaagtttagaaATTCTATAATTTTTTGTTTAGGATGTAAATATGTTGGTGAaaatgtgtatgttagtatgtataaTTTTGACGATTTATGTTAGTATGTATAATTCTAaaatgtgtatgttagtatgtataatttttagtttaggATGTAAATATGTTTAGAGattgtataatttttagtttaggATGTAAATATGTttagaaattgtataatttttagtttaggATGTAAATTGTATTATTTTTAGTttagaaattgtataatttttagtttaggATGTAAAtaagtgtatgaatgaatgtatgtatgtaggtgtatgttagtatgttggTGAAAAATGTGCATGTTAGTATGTATCTTTGTATaaagtatgcaaatgtgtatgtcaaatgtataatgtaggtgtatttaaaaaaaatgagtatatgaaactctatttatttgtgtatttaggtgtatgtaagcatgtatgtgggtatgtaagtgtatgaatgaatgtatttatgtaggtgtatgttagtatgttggtgaaaaatgtgtatgttagtatgtatgtttgtataaagtatgcaaatgtgtatgtaaggatgaatgtttgtatgtcaaatgtataatgtaggtgtatttggaGAAAATGAGTATATGAAAGtctatgtatttgtgtatgtaggtgtatgtaagcatgtatttgggtatgtaagtgtatgaatgaatgtatgtatgtaggtgtaagTGTATAAATTTTATGGTTTTGATCAAAATGTGTGTTTGTTTATGTGTAGGTTTGAAAAAAATGTTAAAGTTTGATAATTTGTATATTTGTGTTTCggttttaaaacatttatatTTAAATTTGACAAATATATATTAGTTAGGAAATGCCCTCTTTATATTAaaatcatcatttaaaacatAACGAACATAGAAAATACCCGCCAAAATTGAAATCATCATTTCAAACATAACGAGCTAAGAAAACACCCAATCGAAATTGAAATCATGATTTAAAACATAACATTCCGCCCAAAATTTAAAACAATCATTAAGAACATAACAAGCTTAAAAAATTGTGCCCGTGTTTGaattaatcattttaaacatAGCGAGCTTAGAAATACCCGCCCGAAATTGATTTAGAAATTAATTTCGGGTTGTCCCCGTTTATCTTGGGACTGCTTTTCGAATACTTTATCTCATTTAGGatgtgaatgtgtattacatgattgtttgtttaagaaGGATTCGGTTGTCATTTTCTCTTTGCTCCTCGGGTATATATATCATTACATATATACTTGGGAGCTAAGAGGAAAtgctgccgaatttttcttaaacaaacaatcatgtaatacacattcacataTGAGATAAAATGCTCAAAAAGTGGGTTTAGCAGCCTACCCTTGTCTTGTTAATCCTAAATTAGATTTTCTTTCAGTTGCATAATCCCTATCGATAAAAGTTGGATTGATTCCCCACGTCATTCAACTCACTACAAGCAAGGACTCGAGTCATTTATCGAGATGTGTGAAAGAGTGATAAAAAACCACGATGAAGTTAGATGTCCGTGTACCAAATGTAAAAATTCCGGCTTAAAAACTATGGCAGAAATGAAATACCATTTGCGTATTAACAGTTTTTGGAAGGAATACACGAAGTGGACCTATCACAGGGACACGACTCCAATTGCAGAAGTAAACGATGTTGCGCCACAAGACGGTATGGTAAACGTTATTGAAGACATTAGGGGGGGAGCGTATGGAAGAAGATACATACCTTAACCAAGAGAACTCGAATGGAGATGGTAGCGGTGCTGTTGATGATTTTGAAGACCTGGTGAAGGAAGTTGAAACAGAATTATATCCTGGTTGTACCAAGTTTTCTTCTATCGAATTTTTAGCAAAGCTTATGAATATAAAGGATACGTACCATTTTCAAAATGAAGGAGTAGATCGACTCCTCTCGTTGTTGCGAGAGTCAATGCCAGAAGGCAACAAGATTCCCCCTTCGTATTATGTAGCTAAGAATACATTTAAGAAGATTGGTTTGGCATATGAGATATAGATGTGTGCACAAATGATTGTGCTCTCTTTTGGAAAGAAAACGAGTCCTTGCAAAATTGTCCCGTTTGTAATGAGAGTCGATGGGTCGATAAAGACACAAAAGGCACGAAGGTGGCTCGTAAGGTGTTACGATACTTTCCTTTGACGCCTAGACTACGACGTTTGTATTGTTCAAGGCACACAGCGAAAGATATGATATGGCATAGTACCGGACGATCGGAGGATGGGACTATGCGTCATCCAGTTGATGGATCTGCATGGCAAGACTTTGATAAAAAGTACCAAAACTTCGCGATGGAGCCACGAAATGTTCGCTTAGGGCTTGTAGCTGACGGTTTTAATCCCTTTAACAACGGCAGTGGATCCTCGACTCATAGCACGTGGCCGGTTATACTCACCACATATAATATGCCTCCCTGGCTATGCATGCGAGAGTCCACATTCATGTTGACCTTGTTGATTCCTGGCCCTAAATCACCGGGGAAAGACATGGACATTTTCCTTAGACCGTTAGTGGATGAGCTTAAGCAATTGTGGCAGACAGGTGTACGTACTAAAGACGCAGCAACAAACACATACTTCACAATGAAGGCGGCGTTGTTATGGACCATAAATGACTTTCCAGCCCGTAGTAGCCTATCAGGTTGGAGCGGACAAGGCTACATGGCATGCCCAACTTGTAACCAAGACACTCCTTCAATACGTGTTGGTCATCGCCGGTTCTTAGATGCCAACCATCCTTGGAGAACAAGTCTCGACTTTAACGGGAGACCCGAGACATGAGACCCTCCGAGACAGTTTAGCCCAGCTGACATAGAAACTCAACTAGGTCGTTTAATTAATCGTCTACCAGGCAAGCATCCAGATTTTGGAGGTGGGAGGATAACCCGGTCAGATTTCGAGTTGAACTGGTCCAAAAGAAGCATATTTTTTGACCTTGAGTATTGGTCTTCTCTGCAGCTGAAACATAACTTAGATGTAATGCATATAGAGAAAAATGTGTGCGACAGCTTGCTCGGTACACTTCTAATGAATGATAAGAGCAAAGACACGCCAAATGCGCGGTCCGACTTGGAAAAACTAAACATTCGGCCGTCACAATGGCTGAAACAATCGGGTGGCAAGTTCTTAAGTCCCCACCCAAAGTACTCATTCAAGTCCGATGATCGAAAACTTTTTTGTCAGTTTATAAAAATGTTAAATTACCAGATGGGTTTGGATCTAATATCAGTAAGAGGGTGACAGATAACAATGCTAACATTACCGGGTTGAAATCTCATGACTGTTATATCCTCATGCAACGTTTGATACCGATTGGGGTTAGAGGGCTTTTGACTAAAGATACATCTACACCAATAGTAGACCTTTGTATGTTCTTTAAGCAACTTTGCTCTAGAACACTATCGGTGGATGATATGAAGAAAGCAAAGGATGACATTGTTACCATCTTATACAAGTTAGAGATGATCTATCCACCTGCGTTTTTTGACATTATGGTTCATTTACTTGTGCATTTACCTGATGAAGCGATTGTGGGAGGTCCAGTAGCTTTTAGATGGATGTATCCATTTGAAAGGTACATGAAAAAACTAAAGAACTATGTCAAAAACCCGGCAAGGCCTGAAGGTTGTATAGCTGAAGGTTATGTGTTTGAAGAAGCTCTAACATTTTGTTCAATGTACCTTAAAGATGTTCAGACTAAGTTCAATCGCCCAGATAGAAACGATGATGTCGTTGTTGAAAAAAGAAAGTTATGGGTGTTTGAGTCCAAATGTCGTTATGTTGGCGCAAGAAAGGAGAAATATCTATCATTCATCGAAAAAAGCAAGATGGAATGGTTTGTCCTCGAAAACTGCGCAGAAGTTAGGGAGTACATGAAGTGAGTGCTTCTATCTTTAACATTTTATAATCTGTTAATTGGTATTTCTCATTCCTTTCTTATATTTGTCATCAATGTAGTGAATTCAAACATACACATCCCCATGATGATCTTAAAACCAAATTTCCGGGATGGTTTCTCCATAaggtataatacatatataacacttatTACAGTATACTTGCTAGGTAATACATATATAACAAACATTATTACTCTATATTTGTTAGGTCCATTCGATGAAAACACAAAATTCTCCAGAATTCCACCCGGAGTTGTATGCTCTTTCAATTTGTGCGAAAATGACTGCTTACACTTACACTGCTTGCATAGTCAATGGTGTTAGGTTTAAGACACTTGAACGTGATGCAAAATGCGCAACGCAAAACTCTGGGGTGGAAGTGGTTGGAGAGAACGGTGTGAAATTTTATGGCCAATTAGAAGAAATTATTGAGTTGCGTTATACAAATGATTATTCCACTGTCCTATTTCGGTGCAAGTGGTTTGATACTCAAAGGGGTGTAAACCATGACAATAATATCACCAGTATAAGCACTGAACACGAATGGGACAAAGACGATCAACTCATATTTGCTTCGCAAGCCAAACAAGTGTTCTTCATCCAAGAAACGTCtcgaaaccaaaaaaataaacatagGTGGGTAGTCAAAAATGTTAATCATCGAAGAATTTGGGATCGGCCATTAAGTGATGATCGCGTCAATAAGGTTCAAAATGTTGGCAAACGCTTAGAAGATAGTGACGTTGTTGACAACAACTCTTCATCTGACTGTCCACTTGTCATTGACTTGACCCAATACTTTCAAATTGGATCTTCTCATGTTACTGCGGGTGAGCCTTCAATTGAAGTTGACCCCCCAACAGCCACCGTCGATGAAGTGTTTGAAGTCGAGACTGATTCTGATAAGGTCGAGGCTGATTATGATGAGGATGATCCCGATTATGTGGAGTCTGACTAAAAGAAAAGTTATTGTAATTTATATTGATTTGTAATTGATAAACActtgtttgaaatatttatttgaatttgagtTACATTTGTTGTACTTTCCCTTAATTTGTATTAGATACACATGCTGTAACATTTGTAACTTTATAGGGATTATGTTTTCGATATTGTTGATATTCGCTTATCTGATGGCTGATGTGGCCCCCTGGGGACATGGGGGTGACGGCGCTGGTGATCCACCGCTTCCTCCTGGTGGATTTCGTGGCACACACGAGACAGACGGTAAGTCttttactaaattattttgtagtccttatattttatatattataaatgttgttactaattatttttgttttaattgcagCGGTTCCCCCGAAGAGGGTTAGGGGGAAAGCAAAAAACGAGAAACTAAGGCGTCTGGTAAAAGCGGGGGGGCCTGTATCGCTTACGTTTGACAGGCAGGTGACGTATACCCCTGTTGGTAAAACAAGAGATATGTTTTCACGGGAGGCCGGCCTGTATATGTGGCCGTCCATCCCGTTCAATAAAATTGGATGGGATAACGTTGAACAACATTACAAGGATGCCCTCATGAACCACCTACGGGTAAATAACTTATATGCataaaattttatcaaatatttaagcacatgcaaatctaatttatatatgatattttaacttttttatttaatttgtaggaaaatttcaattttgatgAAGTGGAACGTGATATAGAGGCCAAAAACTTGACGGGTGGCATTAGGGCTGTGCTTATGAAGCG is from Helianthus annuus cultivar XRQ/B chromosome 9, HanXRQr2.0-SUNRISE, whole genome shotgun sequence and encodes:
- the LOC110875196 gene encoding receptor-like protein 2, with product MGKIDESITNLTNLRSLVLSDNMLSGSIPRNIGKLSLLEKLELDANLLNGMLPLSLVNCTKLQLLILRFNSLGGRLSDFDFSGFSQLTKVDLNRNLFSGVLPKSLFSCKSLTAIRLARNKLVGEISPDILELPSLSFLSLSNNTFKNLSQALNILRRHEKLTTLLLSDNFINETLPASGISGFQELKVLGLCGCRLFGQIPIWLMSLTNLEHISLDGNNINGKIPGWLQYLPNLFYLDLSNNLLSGGLPVELTRLPALATHQVLDQVKNDKFELPMFNVNGSNWQYNCLASFRPMLDLSHNNLSGDIPIEIGNMKSIQKLDLSNNYFSGTIPSSISNLTNLERLELSHNLLSGEIPTSLTSLNFLSSFNVAYNNLQGSVPTGRQFDTFSNESYQGNPRLCGPPMLKSCSKRSDPPSPL